In Halorientalis sp. LT38, a genomic segment contains:
- a CDS encoding ribonuclease P protein component 1 — MPLTPATLTRHELIGLPARVAAASNQDLVGIAGEVVMETTRTLSIAASSESRRRTVSGDGERVWQVPKGDATFEFTLDGDDEQVVTVEGERLVARPARRTERTGDSKWR, encoded by the coding sequence ATGCCACTGACACCCGCAACGCTCACGAGACACGAACTCATCGGCCTCCCAGCGAGGGTGGCCGCCGCGTCCAACCAGGACCTCGTCGGCATCGCCGGCGAGGTCGTCATGGAGACGACGCGGACGCTGTCGATAGCGGCGAGTTCGGAGTCCAGGCGCCGGACGGTGTCCGGCGACGGCGAGCGGGTGTGGCAGGTGCCGAAGGGCGACGCGACCTTCGAGTTCACGCTCGACGGCGACGACGAACAGGTCGTCACGGTCGAGGGCGAGCGACTGGTCGCGCGGCCCGCGCGGCGCACGGAACGAACAGGTGATTCGAAATGGCGCTAG
- the rpmC gene encoding 50S ribosomal protein L29: MTILHAEEIRDMTPPERAAELEDLETELLNTRAVQAAGGRPENPGEIKEIRKAIARIKTIQREEGDLDEE, from the coding sequence ATGACCATCCTCCACGCCGAGGAAATCCGCGACATGACGCCGCCCGAACGCGCGGCGGAGCTGGAGGACCTCGAGACGGAACTGCTGAACACCCGGGCCGTCCAGGCCGCGGGTGGTCGCCCGGAGAATCCGGGCGAGATCAAGGAGATCAGGAAAGCCATCGCCCGGATCAAGACGATCCAGCGCGAGGAAGGCGACCTGGACGAAGAATAA
- a CDS encoding 30S ribosomal protein S3, which produces MADEHQFIEDGLQRTQIDEFFADELGRAGYGGMDVAKTPMGTQIVLKAEKPGMVIGKGGKNIRKVTTELEERFNLEDPQIDVQEVDEPDLNARIVADRLANALERGWYFRKAGHTTIDRIMDAGALGAEIVLSGKVTGARSRVEKFNRGYIKHNGEPAETIVDHGQGVAVMKLGTIGVDVKIIPPNAQLPDDFRIYEDEDVEDYVADVEGESVEELLEGEPEDAEGEEPTTGAPPEADETAEADDADEEVVDEEVVEEEDVEVPDEEPDDVDIDELDDAIESEVDEETEAEAEELMDEMEDEEPAADEDAEEAAADDAEGDDE; this is translated from the coding sequence ATGGCTGACGAACACCAGTTCATCGAGGACGGCCTCCAGCGGACCCAGATCGACGAGTTCTTCGCCGACGAACTGGGCCGTGCGGGCTACGGCGGCATGGACGTCGCCAAGACGCCGATGGGGACCCAGATCGTCCTCAAGGCCGAAAAGCCCGGCATGGTCATCGGCAAGGGCGGGAAGAACATCCGGAAGGTGACCACGGAACTCGAAGAGCGGTTCAACCTGGAAGATCCCCAGATCGACGTCCAGGAGGTCGACGAGCCGGACCTGAACGCCCGGATCGTCGCCGACCGCCTGGCCAACGCCCTCGAACGGGGCTGGTACTTCCGGAAGGCCGGTCACACCACGATCGACCGGATCATGGACGCCGGCGCACTGGGCGCCGAGATCGTCCTCTCGGGCAAAGTCACGGGCGCACGCTCACGCGTGGAGAAGTTCAACCGTGGCTACATCAAGCACAACGGCGAGCCCGCCGAAACCATCGTCGACCACGGGCAGGGCGTCGCAGTGATGAAGCTCGGCACGATCGGCGTGGACGTGAAGATCATCCCGCCGAACGCCCAGCTCCCCGACGACTTCCGCATCTACGAGGACGAGGACGTCGAGGACTACGTCGCCGACGTCGAGGGCGAGAGCGTCGAGGAACTCCTCGAGGGCGAACCCGAGGACGCCGAAGGCGAGGAGCCCACGACGGGTGCGCCGCCCGAGGCCGACGAGACCGCCGAAGCCGACGACGCCGACGAGGAAGTCGTCGACGAAGAGGTCGTCGAGGAAGAGGACGTCGAGGTGCCCGACGAGGAGCCCGACGACGTCGACATCGACGAACTGGACGACGCCATCGAGTCCGAGGTCGACGAGGAGACCGAGGCGGAAGCCGAGGAACTGATGGACGAGATGGAAGACGAAGAACCGGCGGCCGACGAGGACGCCGAAGAGGCAGCAGCCGACGACGCGGAGGGTGACGACGAATGA
- a CDS encoding 50S ribosomal protein L22, whose protein sequence is MGISYSIDPDPDTTAKAMLRERQMSHKHSKAIAREIKGMTAGEAAEYLEAVIEGDRSVPFRSHNSGVGHRKDVDGWDAGRFPEKASEAFLDLLENAVGNADHQGFDGEAMEIIHVAAHKVGEQQGRKPRAMGRATAWNSPEVDVELILEEGDA, encoded by the coding sequence ATGGGAATCAGCTACTCAATCGACCCGGACCCGGACACGACGGCGAAAGCGATGCTTCGGGAACGGCAGATGAGCCACAAGCACAGCAAGGCCATCGCCCGGGAGATCAAGGGCATGACCGCCGGCGAGGCCGCGGAGTACCTCGAAGCGGTCATCGAGGGCGACCGTTCGGTCCCCTTCAGGTCCCACAACTCGGGCGTCGGGCATCGGAAGGACGTCGACGGCTGGGACGCCGGCCGCTTCCCCGAGAAGGCCAGCGAGGCCTTCCTCGACCTGCTCGAGAACGCGGTCGGCAACGCCGACCACCAGGGATTCGACGGCGAAGCGATGGAGATCATCCACGTCGCCGCCCACAAGGTCGGCGAACAGCAGGGCCGCAAACCCCGTGCGATGGGTCGCGCGACCGCCTGGAACTCCCCGGAGGTCGACGTCGAACTCATCCTCGAGGAGGGTGATGCCTGA
- a CDS encoding 30S ribosomal protein S19 has protein sequence MSSEYQIGHEGEFSYRGHTLEELQDMDVAEVAELLPARQRRSIERGLSYEKEQLLEAAREADEEETANDPIRTHLRDMPILPEMVDVTFAVHNGESFERVKVEPEMLGHYLGEFQLTRTSVEHGQAGIGATRSSKFVPLK, from the coding sequence ATGAGTTCGGAGTACCAGATCGGCCACGAGGGGGAGTTCTCCTACCGTGGTCACACGCTCGAGGAATTGCAGGACATGGACGTCGCAGAGGTCGCGGAACTGCTCCCCGCACGCCAGCGGCGAAGCATCGAGCGCGGCCTGTCCTACGAGAAAGAACAGCTGCTCGAAGCGGCCCGCGAGGCCGACGAGGAGGAGACCGCGAACGACCCGATCCGGACGCATCTGCGCGACATGCCGATCCTGCCGGAGATGGTCGACGTCACGTTCGCCGTCCACAACGGCGAGAGCTTCGAGCGCGTCAAGGTAGAGCCGGAGATGCTGGGCCACTACCTCGGCGAGTTCCAGCTCACGCGGACATCCGTCGAGCACGGACAGGCCGGGATCGGGGCGACCCGCTCCTCCAAGTTCGTGCCACTCAAGTAA
- a CDS encoding 50S ribosomal protein L2, which translates to MGRRIQGQRRGRGGPTFRAPSHRYKADLSHRKLEDKDVVSGTVVDIEHDPARSAPVAAIEFDDGDQRLVLAPEGIGLGDTIQVGISASIEPGNTMPLAEIPEGVPVCNVEANPGDGGKFARASGVSAQLLTHDRSVAVVKLPSGEIKRLDPDCRATIGVVAGGGRTEKPHVKAGNKYHKMKARGTKWPNVRGVAMNAVDHPFGGGGRQHPGKPKSISRNAPPGRKVGDISSRKTGRGGKGGNE; encoded by the coding sequence ATGGGACGACGAATTCAGGGACAACGACGCGGTCGCGGTGGCCCCACGTTCCGGGCCCCGTCGCACCGCTACAAGGCGGACCTGTCGCACCGGAAGCTCGAAGACAAGGACGTCGTCTCGGGGACGGTCGTCGACATCGAACACGACCCGGCCCGCAGCGCGCCGGTCGCGGCCATCGAGTTCGACGACGGCGACCAGCGCCTCGTGCTCGCGCCCGAGGGGATCGGCCTGGGCGACACGATCCAGGTCGGTATCTCGGCGTCGATCGAGCCGGGCAACACGATGCCCCTGGCCGAGATCCCGGAAGGGGTCCCGGTCTGTAACGTCGAGGCCAACCCCGGAGACGGTGGGAAGTTCGCCCGCGCGTCGGGCGTCTCCGCCCAGTTGCTGACCCACGACCGCTCGGTCGCGGTCGTGAAGCTCCCGTCGGGGGAGATCAAGCGGCTCGATCCGGACTGCCGGGCGACCATCGGGGTCGTCGCCGGTGGCGGTCGGACCGAGAAGCCCCACGTCAAAGCGGGCAACAAGTACCACAAGATGAAAGCGCGAGGGACGAAGTGGCCGAACGTCCGCGGTGTGGCGATGAACGCCGTCGACCACCCGTTCGGTGGCGGCGGTCGCCAGCACCCCGGCAAGCCCAAGTCCATCTCGCGGAACGCGCCGCCGGGCCGGAAGGTCGGGGACATCAGTTCCCGGAAGACCGGCCGCGGCGGGAAGGGTGGTAACGAATGA
- a CDS encoding 50S ribosomal protein L23: MSSIIRYPHVTEKAMNKMDFENKLQFVVDTGAEKGEIATAIEDQFDVGVVDVNTMVTMDGEKKATVTLSEEDDAEEIASRIGVF, from the coding sequence ATGAGTTCGATCATCCGCTACCCCCACGTCACCGAGAAGGCGATGAACAAGATGGACTTCGAGAACAAGCTCCAGTTCGTCGTCGACACCGGTGCGGAAAAGGGCGAGATCGCCACCGCCATCGAGGACCAGTTCGACGTCGGCGTCGTCGACGTGAACACGATGGTCACGATGGACGGCGAGAAGAAGGCCACGGTGACCCTCTCGGAAGAGGACGACGCCGAGGAGATCGCCTCGCGGATCGGGGTGTTCTGA
- the rpl4p gene encoding 50S ribosomal protein L4 gives MNATVHSLDGDEDGDRELPDVFDTQLRPDLIRSAVVAAQANRKQDYGSDEYAGLRTPAESFGSGRGMAHVPREGGKARRVPQAVGGRRAHPPKSEKDRTRNINDKERKLALRSAVAATTDSEVVRERGHAFDDDVELPLVVSDEFEDLEKTQEVVDVLSALGIDADVERADETKIKAGQGKTRGRKYRRPSSILFVTSEEPSRAARNLAGADVATAREVNPEDLAPGGEPGRLTVWTESAVEEVAER, from the coding sequence ATGAACGCGACAGTACACAGCCTGGACGGCGACGAAGACGGCGACCGGGAGCTCCCGGACGTCTTCGACACCCAGCTCCGCCCGGATCTGATCCGGTCGGCGGTGGTCGCCGCACAGGCGAACCGGAAACAGGACTACGGCAGCGACGAGTACGCCGGCCTGCGGACGCCGGCCGAGTCGTTCGGGTCCGGCCGCGGCATGGCCCACGTCCCCCGAGAGGGTGGCAAGGCACGCCGCGTCCCCCAGGCCGTCGGTGGCCGACGGGCCCACCCGCCGAAGTCCGAGAAGGATCGCACCCGGAACATCAACGACAAGGAGCGCAAACTCGCGCTCCGCTCGGCCGTCGCGGCCACGACCGATTCCGAGGTCGTCCGCGAGCGGGGCCACGCGTTCGACGACGACGTCGAACTGCCGCTGGTCGTCAGCGACGAGTTCGAGGACCTGGAGAAGACCCAGGAAGTCGTCGACGTGCTCTCCGCGCTCGGCATCGACGCCGACGTCGAGCGCGCCGACGAGACGAAGATCAAGGCCGGGCAGGGCAAGACCCGCGGACGGAAGTACCGCCGGCCCTCGTCGATCCTGTTCGTCACCAGCGAGGAGCCCTCGCGCGCCGCCCGCAACCTCGCGGGCGCCGACGTGGCGACGGCTCGGGAGGTCAATCCCGAGGACCTCGCGCCGGGCGGCGAGCCCGGTCGACTCACCGTCTGGACCGAGAGCGCCGTGGAGGAGGTGGCCGAACGATGA
- a CDS encoding 50S ribosomal protein L3, translating to MPQPSRPRKGSLGFGPRKRSVSEVPRFNTWPDDEGQPGLQGFAGYKAGMTHVVTINDEPDSPREGMEETVPVTVVETPPMRAVAVRAYEDTPYGKRPLTEVWTDEFHPELDRTLDLPDEHDAEGAREQVQTALENGDLADVRVITHSVPDDVPSVPKKKPDVMETRVGGGSLEDRVEFAFDLLDEGGEHAMNDVFRAGEYMDVSGITKGKGTQGPVKRWGVQKRKGKHKRQGWERRIGNLGPWNPSRVRSTVPQQGQMGYHQRTELNKRLVDVGDGDEPTVDGGFVNYGEVDGPYALVKGSLPGPDKRLLRFRPAVRPNDQPRLDPEVRYVSTESNQG from the coding sequence ATGCCACAACCAAGCAGACCACGCAAAGGCTCGCTGGGCTTCGGCCCGCGCAAGCGGTCGGTCAGTGAAGTACCGCGCTTCAACACCTGGCCGGACGACGAGGGACAGCCGGGTCTCCAGGGCTTCGCCGGATACAAAGCCGGCATGACACACGTCGTGACGATCAACGACGAGCCCGACTCCCCGCGCGAGGGGATGGAGGAGACCGTTCCGGTGACCGTCGTCGAGACGCCGCCGATGCGCGCCGTCGCCGTGCGAGCCTACGAAGACACGCCCTACGGCAAGCGACCGCTCACGGAGGTCTGGACCGACGAGTTCCACCCGGAACTCGACCGGACCCTCGACCTGCCCGACGAGCACGACGCCGAAGGTGCACGCGAGCAAGTACAGACCGCGCTGGAGAACGGCGACCTGGCGGACGTGCGTGTCATCACGCACTCCGTCCCGGACGACGTCCCCAGCGTTCCCAAGAAAAAGCCCGACGTGATGGAGACACGCGTCGGCGGCGGCTCCCTCGAGGACCGCGTCGAGTTCGCCTTCGACCTCCTCGACGAGGGTGGCGAACACGCGATGAACGACGTGTTCCGCGCCGGCGAGTACATGGACGTCTCCGGCATCACGAAAGGCAAGGGGACGCAGGGTCCCGTCAAGCGCTGGGGCGTCCAGAAGCGGAAGGGCAAGCACAAGCGCCAGGGCTGGGAGCGACGGATCGGCAACCTCGGTCCGTGGAACCCCTCCCGGGTTCGCTCGACCGTGCCCCAGCAGGGGCAGATGGGTTACCACCAGCGGACCGAGCTGAACAAGCGGCTCGTCGACGTCGGCGACGGGGACGAACCCACCGTCGACGGCGGCTTCGTCAACTACGGCGAAGTCGACGGGCCCTACGCGCTGGTGAAGGGGTCGCTGCCGGGGCCGGACAAGCGCCTCCTGCGCTTCCGCCCGGCGGTCCGACCGAACGACCAGCCGCGCCTCGATCCCGAGGTGCGCTACGTCTCCACGGAGAGTAACCAAGGATGA
- a CDS encoding RNA methyltransferase, giving the protein MTVSVLVPSSLTREAEDKREATRKLGYVARAATVFRVDRLVVFPDPGGTRGQFGDGFVETVLRYAATPPYLRKEAWGKRDELEYAGVLPPLRVSPRTGSGSDDSGSLRQGIVTEVGSDGRVRVNCGLQHPISLPAPDGGLSEGERVSIRVSSRRPVRAKFADASPPGYVVEASDLSTELSRDDAGIRLATSRHGEQLSVDRLGDIVAETDTRGMTVAFGAPERGLPEILDVSPPGGDEGGEETERESTALREPDGSRFDLWLNAVPNQGSEVVRTEEAMFAVLACLSLTE; this is encoded by the coding sequence ATGACAGTCAGCGTGCTCGTGCCGTCATCGCTGACCCGGGAAGCCGAGGACAAACGCGAGGCAACTCGCAAACTCGGTTACGTCGCCCGCGCGGCGACGGTGTTCCGGGTCGACCGCCTGGTCGTCTTCCCCGATCCCGGGGGGACGAGGGGGCAGTTCGGTGACGGGTTCGTCGAAACCGTGCTGCGGTACGCCGCGACGCCGCCGTACCTCCGAAAGGAGGCGTGGGGCAAGCGGGACGAACTGGAGTACGCGGGCGTCTTGCCGCCGCTCCGCGTTTCACCACGGACCGGCTCCGGATCGGACGATTCGGGGTCGTTAAGACAGGGAATCGTGACCGAGGTCGGATCTGACGGACGCGTCCGGGTCAATTGCGGACTGCAACACCCGATCTCCCTTCCAGCGCCCGACGGGGGCCTGTCGGAGGGGGAGCGCGTTTCCATCAGGGTCTCTTCGCGACGGCCGGTCCGCGCCAAGTTCGCCGACGCATCCCCGCCGGGATACGTCGTCGAGGCGTCGGACCTCTCGACGGAGCTCTCGCGTGACGACGCCGGCATACGCCTTGCCACATCACGGCACGGCGAACAGCTGAGTGTCGATCGTCTCGGCGACATCGTCGCCGAAACGGACACGCGAGGGATGACGGTCGCGTTCGGAGCGCCCGAGCGCGGCCTGCCGGAGATACTCGATGTCTCCCCACCGGGAGGCGACGAGGGCGGCGAGGAGACCGAGCGAGAATCGACGGCTCTGCGGGAACCGGATGGATCCCGGTTCGACCTCTGGCTGAACGCGGTTCCGAACCAGGGCAGCGAGGTCGTGCGAACCGAAGAAGCGATGTTCGCCGTGCTCGCCTGCCTCTCACTCACGGAGTGA
- a CDS encoding sensory rhodopsin transducer: MIGRTRWAIPEGYIPETSTGPEPEMESHETICLLNAGDADAHVQVTVYFEDRDPAGPYELSVPAERTRHVQFNDFEDPEIPRGTAFASVIESDRRVVCQHTRLDSRQAENALLSTVAFPGDS; this comes from the coding sequence GTGATCGGACGCACCCGGTGGGCCATTCCGGAGGGGTACATTCCCGAGACCAGCACGGGCCCGGAGCCGGAGATGGAGAGTCACGAGACGATCTGTCTCCTGAACGCAGGTGACGCGGACGCGCACGTGCAGGTGACGGTATACTTCGAGGACCGGGACCCAGCGGGGCCCTACGAACTGTCCGTTCCGGCCGAGCGGACGCGCCACGTCCAGTTCAACGACTTCGAGGACCCGGAAATTCCGCGGGGGACGGCCTTCGCGAGCGTGATCGAGTCGGACCGGCGGGTGGTCTGTCAGCACACGCGCCTGGACTCCCGGCAGGCGGAGAACGCGCTGCTGTCGACGGTGGCGTTCCCGGGCGATTCGTGA